Proteins from one Gemmatimonadaceae bacterium genomic window:
- a CDS encoding DUF4388 domain-containing protein has translation MAIEGPLRELGIHDVFQLLDLSRKTGTLRVTSDLREDEGVVAFDNGRVVQATIRSKPVTTEEALMQAGRVSEADVARARSCQQNGRANRDVVDLLVEIGAITQRELERQLRLQIESVVFELMSWREGFFRFDERPRDEIAVETRISVSTESLLMEGARRIDEWSRIDDVIPNLDVVPELAPVENDREGTMLDLLPHEWQVLTMIDGERNLRAIAASLGRDEFEIAKIAYGLATTGVVVAGAAKSTRATPDSPVYAANDPSLPMTTIRFVAADLTTARSAVEQLLKMSPSGPVAADARDALDAIAKLQRVLEVRPNG, from the coding sequence ATGGCGATCGAAGGACCGCTCCGCGAGCTCGGCATTCACGACGTCTTCCAGCTTCTGGATTTGAGCCGGAAGACGGGGACGCTGCGCGTCACCTCGGATCTTCGCGAAGACGAAGGCGTCGTGGCGTTCGACAACGGCCGCGTCGTGCAGGCGACCATTCGCAGCAAGCCGGTGACGACCGAAGAGGCGCTGATGCAGGCGGGGCGCGTCAGCGAAGCCGACGTCGCGCGCGCGCGGTCGTGTCAGCAGAACGGCCGCGCGAATCGGGATGTCGTCGATCTGCTCGTCGAGATCGGCGCGATCACGCAGCGCGAGCTCGAGCGGCAGCTTCGGTTGCAGATCGAGAGCGTGGTGTTCGAGCTCATGTCGTGGCGCGAAGGGTTCTTCCGTTTCGACGAGCGTCCACGCGACGAGATCGCGGTGGAAACGCGCATCAGCGTCTCGACGGAGTCGCTGCTCATGGAGGGCGCGCGGCGCATCGACGAATGGTCGCGCATCGACGACGTCATTCCGAATCTCGACGTGGTGCCCGAGCTCGCGCCGGTCGAGAACGATCGCGAAGGCACGATGCTCGATCTCTTGCCGCACGAGTGGCAGGTGCTCACGATGATCGACGGCGAGCGGAATCTGCGAGCGATCGCGGCATCGCTCGGCCGCGACGAATTCGAGATCGCGAAGATCGCGTACGGATTGGCGACGACGGGTGTCGTCGTTGCGGGAGCGGCCAAGTCCACGCGCGCGACACCGGATTCGCCGGTGTACGCCGCCAACGATCCGAGTCTGCCGATGACGACCATTCGCTTCGTCGCGGCGGATCTCACCACGGCGCGCAGCGCGGTCGAGCAACTGCTCAAGATGTCGCCGAGTGGTCCGGTGGCGGCCGATGCGCGCGATGCGCTCGATGCGATCGCCAAGCTCCAACGCGTGCTGGAGGTGCGGCCCAATGGCTGA